One Acanthochromis polyacanthus isolate Apoly-LR-REF ecotype Palm Island chromosome 6, KAUST_Apoly_ChrSc, whole genome shotgun sequence DNA segment encodes these proteins:
- the LOC110970676 gene encoding LOW QUALITY PROTEIN: DNA repair endonuclease XPF-like (The sequence of the model RefSeq protein was modified relative to this genomic sequence to represent the inferred CDS: inserted 1 base in 1 codon) codes for MAGPLLEFETEMFLSLFGCEGLVVVVAEGMGVDRILLQFMRHFTEHLRVEGVADLPRTVTNNVRSAERYNVYTEGGVLFVTSRVLVVDFLTDCIPAHFKSGILLYCARKIIESCQEAFILRLFRQKNKXGFIEAFTDKATAFSSSFCQVERVMRNLFVKKLYLWPRFQASVNTALDKRKPDVVELHVSLTPAMRAIQSSILDIMSACLKELKRYNPTLEAVDFSLENTLGNAFEKTIRHYLDPLWHQLGAKTKALVEDLKVLRVLLLCLSQYDCLTFLNLLKSLHSSQKNVGCDSGWLFLDSSTSMFVNARSRVYCIPDSKEKLKAGAEAEKEKPNLLQDQRLSLYVGFRGEVGAGAGEEPKVGGSD; via the exons ATGGCGGGACCACTGCTGGAGTTTGAGACCGAGATGTTCCTGAGCCTCTTCGGCTGTGAGgggctggtggtggtggtggctgAGGGGATGGGGGTTGACCGCATCCTGCTGCAGTTCATGCGG CATTTCACGGAGCACTTGAGAGTGGAGGGAGTCGCCGACCTGCCGAGGACGGTCACCAACAATGTCCGGAGTGCTGAGCGTTATAACGTTTACACTGAGGGAGGGGTGCTGTTTGTCACCAGCAGAGTCCTGGTGGTGGACTTCCTCACTGACTGCATCCctgctcattttaaatcag GTATCCTGCTGTATTGCGCCCGTAAAATAATTGAGTCATGTCAGGAGGCCTTCATCCTTCGTCTGTTCAGACAGAAGAACA ACGGCTTCATTGAGGCCTTCACTGACAAGGCTACGGCTTTCTCCTCAAGCTTCTGCCAAGTAGAACGTGTGATGAGAAACCTCTTCGTCAAGAAGCTCTATTTGTGGCCCAG ATTCCAGGCTTCAGTGAACACAGCACTGGACAAACGCAAACCAGACGTAGTGGAGCTCCATGTGTCATTAACGCCGGCTATGAGGGCCATCCAGAGCTCCATCCTGGACATCATGAGCGCCTGTCTGAAGGAGCTGAAGCGCTACAACCCCACCTTAGAGGCTGTGGACTTCTCACTGGAGAACACGCTAGGAAATGCTTTTGAAAAG ACTATCCGTCACTACCTGGACCCCCTGTGGCATCAGCTAGGGGCAAAGACCAAGGCCCTGGTTGAGGACCTGAAGGTGCTGAGGGTCCTCCTGCTCTGCCTCAGCCAGTATGACTGTCTCACCTTCCTCAATTTGCTCAAGTCCCTGCACTCCAGCCAGAAGAATGTGGGCTGTGATTCAG GTTGGCTGTTCCTGGACTCCAGTACCTCCATGTTTGTGAACGCTAGGAGCAGAGTGTACTGCATTCCTGACAGCAAAGAGAAACTCAAAGCTGGAGCTGAGGCTGAGAAAGAGAAGCCAAATCTGCTTCAG GACCAAAGGCTCAGTCTGTATGTGGGTTTCAGAGGTGAAGTGGGAGCTGGTGCTGGAGAAGAGCCCAAAGTGGGAGGATCTGACTGA